Below is a genomic region from Dehalococcoidia bacterium.
CACGAGCTCAGCCTGGCGGGCGAGCGAGCTGAGCAGCACGACGCGCAAGGCGTCGAGCGCGTCGATGACGCGACCGTCGACGACCGAGTAGCGGATGCTCGCACCGTCGCGCTCCGCGGCCACCAGGTTCCGCTCGCGAAGCACCTTGAGGTGGCGTGACACGGTGGGTTGCGGTACGCGCAGCGCCCCAG
It encodes:
- a CDS encoding ArsR family transcriptional regulator, encoding GALRVPQPTVSRHLKVLRERNLVAAERDGASIRYSVVDGRVIDALDALRVVLLSSLARQAELVGEAR